TTAACTTTAGAAAAAAAGATAATATTGTATTCATGTCACAGAAACTCACTACATTGCATTTCATGAATCATGGAATGTGACTAATGTAAAAACTGTAATGCTTGCTGTGAACTTTGTCAGATTGTCTTGTTTTAtggcaaatttgaaaaaatgcATTGGATGTGTTTTTCCCTTGCAGAGATTAATTGAGGAAATCATAAAGTGGACTTGTGCTATATTTACTGACAGTCTCTCTGTCATTTGTAGGTCTAAAAGTGAGTTTGCAAAGGTTGAGCAGAAGGTTGAAGCTATGTCCATTAACCCCTCTGTTGAAAGGGCTGAGGGTTTTCCAGCTGGTCATAGAGGCCCAAGAAATGGCGATAGGAAAGATTACAGGCGGGATTCAGACAAGACTGATGCGTATAGGCCTTCTCGTCGGGAGGACAACAGGAAGGTTGCTAGAGACGTAGAGAAGCCACTGGAGCAACCACGCCCGGAGCCTGAAACCTGGCGTAAGCCGGTGGAGCCACCGAAGCCTGAAGTTACAACACCTCGTTTCGGGAAGGCAGCAACTGCATTGGAGCTGGCCCAAGCCTTCTCAACGTCCATGTCTGATACCGTGCCACAGAGCCGATTGACCAGTGTTCCTAGTCCAAGGGTTCCTCCGAGCCCAGGGGCTAGGGATCAGTCTGGGTTTTCAAGACTCACTGACAACAGAGCGTTACATTCTGGCCCTTCCCAGCGGAAGATAAATGGCTACTGATCCCTTGGCACACATATTACATGTGCTCAAGAAGCATCATGGCCCTCAATGAAGCACCCTGCTGTACCTCCATGTTCAACTGCTCCtgtgtggagaagctctgttCTTGTTCTGTCAGTGGCATGCGAGGGGCCAATCTCAATTAGCAAACAAAAGGCTCCGCTCATAAGTTTCTGGTCGATGGTTTATAACTCAGGGTCCTCTCTTAATAGCGAGAGTGAATTCGTGAAACTATTTCTGCTTCTGTTCTTCAGCCATGCTCCTGTGATTAATTGCTGGGGAATAATTGCTATGCTGCTTGGCTAGTTGGGTGTGCGGACAATGTATTTCTGGTGTGCTTGGTTTTACGATGTTACCAGATTGGTGGTGGTACGCAGCATTTGTATTGAAATGTGCTGTTCTGACGGCACAAAATTGTGGTTTCACTGTGTTGGTTTTGGGCACATGAAACTGTAGTTTGATAATGTTATGATCAAAGGATAAATAGTTCTCAATCTTTATTGTCTGCTTTGTTTAAGCCTCCGTTTAGTTTCCAGATGAAACTATCAGGATTTCTTTAACATTTGTATGACACTCGTGGCTCTCCCATACAGGATCATGATAGTCTGTTCTGTCCTCGTTTTTGTCTTGTGTTTTGCTTTTTTGTCTTGTGTTCTGCTTTTCACCACAAATTGTCTGCACTCCCTTCATCATATTTTAAAGAAAGTCGTTTCGGACATCAATATggtttccaaaaacaactttgaTCATTATTATTTTGCTAAAAAGAATCTTATAAAATAGTCAATATATTTTTACAAAACTACATTTTAAGATGAATTTACTTGTATTGTTgtcttattttcaaactcaaccccaaaaaaattatttacagttaaaatttgaaatgtttGACTTAAAACAAACTCGAAACAACTTTTTTtacaatatggagggagtatctgGCAACTCGGGTTGGATCGTTGAAAGTCTTGGGTTGGATCGTTGAAAGTGCTCACATCGTTGGGGACTTGGACGTCTGTTTGGATGGAATGCTAAATTTTAACACATATTAGTACTTATATGTATGCTAAAAATTTTTAGTTTTAATTAAAGTTTAGTTCACTCTGTTAGCACTTCTTTTTAGATgagctagtgctaaagtttagtatTTTCATCCATTAGCATTTGGATCCAAACAGGATGGATTTCAGTAAACAGCCACGGGGCAGATTTTGCTGCTCGATCGCTGGAGCACACCGAGACGAGCTGAAACAGCGGAGTTGTATGCACATCCTAGGAACTGAAAGGCACAAGCACAACCCAAGTGGCACCAGCTTTGCGAGCGTCAGGTTGGGAGCACAAAGCAGAGCAGCCACCGTCAAGCCACAACGACACGGAGACGCACACACCCGCCCGCCAGTccttcgccgtcgccgtcgtcgcacggTCCCCGGCTCGCCGGGGCTCAGAACAGGAACGCCGTCGGCGTGAACGCCGGCAGCACCGTCGGCGGCCCGTAGTTCCTGCAGGCAGAGAAGACACATGCACCTGGGTCAGCGGGTGAAGAACTGTTGGATTTGGTGGATTTACGTCATCTGCAGATGCCCTGCGCTAAGTTGAAACGCTGTTGGATTTGGTTTTGGGTTGGAACGGCTTTACGCGCTAGTGTgttggggtgtgtttagatccgtgaAAAACTGGTAGAAAAGTTCCCATCgaatactgtagcacactgtagcacttttcgtttgtttgtggtaatatTGTCTtattataggctaactaggctcaaaagattcgtctcgtaacatacatcaaaactatacaattagtttttttatttacctacatttagtactctatgtatgaatcatttgctatatttaatgtttcgatgtgatgaaaagtttggaaagtttggaggagtTTGGGAGAGTGAACACAGCCTTGCATGTCTTGTCTCATATGCAGAATTGCAGATGAGAGATCAGAGATGATATCTTTTTCAGGTGGCCGATGATCCCGACTCCGAGGGCCAGGCCAGGCGAGGCGGTAGTGGTAGGCGTCATCAGACTAGTAGGTTGTTCAGTTCGGCTCAGGCACAGTTAGGGGTGATAATGGACCATGATTTTAGTGGCTTCTTCACAGCTCTACAAAACTCTTAaatattttagtttaaaattatataaaattagagctCAGTTTTTTAGAATCCGGCTCTTagattttttaatttaaaatctTAAGTCCTTTAACACCGCTAGACACAGCCGCACAGCGCAACCTTGTTGAGTTTGACCGGGACCAGGACTCTTTCAGACACATGCAGACATGCAGTAGCACTAGCAATAAAAAAGGAGGAAAccagggccgtgtttggtttgcgATGTAAAAAAAATCCGTGATAAGGATAACGAGGTGGTTGGCCGTGGAGAACCCATCGGAAGAACGAGCACTCTGTGGTGGTCCACGCAGAAACAGTTACAGTTGCCGTGTCAACTTCACTGCAGCTGCAGGAGctaccaagaaaaaaaaaagagtagttTTGACCCGATCGACAGGGCTGATCGGCTGATCGCGTGAGGGCAGCATCGAGGTGGACTTTGGAGCACCCAACTAAGATTATGTGGCGCGAGTTGATCAACTAGCCATCGACCCACCGGGGTTATCCGCTACCATCTTCttccaaaatccaaaccaaggTCATGTTCACGTAGAAACGTGTGCGCAAGCACTATCTGGGCCCACGAAAGCGCATCGTGGGCCCCGCTTGTCTGTGACAAGCAACAACGTCCCTCCAAGGCTCAGGCCTACGTCTCCCCTCCCCCCAAGTCGGCAAATCCAACGGCGGCGGTCTCTGTCTCCTCCCTCGCACGCTCGCAGCTCGCACGCCCAGGCCCCACCCAGGCCCAACCCAAGGAACTCACCCGAAGTCATCGTAGCTCGCCGACCGAGCGGCGCGACGCGGCGACCTCGCCTTGGCCTTCGCCGCGGGGGCCGGCTTCGCCTGCTCCTtcgtcgccgcctgcgccgcagtCGTCAGCGCGGCGTCCTCGGAGATGGCGCCCAGCGTCGGCTTCCACGACGCCGAACCCGACGATgaaggcctccgccgccgcttctcc
This portion of the Panicum virgatum strain AP13 chromosome 2N, P.virgatum_v5, whole genome shotgun sequence genome encodes:
- the LOC120661601 gene encoding predicted GPI-anchored protein 58, which gives rise to MKLFAFVRRARRSPPPPPPTSTAPAVAPEDATAASPAEKRRRRPSSSGSASWKPTLGAISEDAALTTAAQAATKEQAKPAPAAKAKARSPRRAARSASYDDFGNYGPPTVLPAFTPTAFLF